In Kineococcus sp. NBC_00420, a single genomic region encodes these proteins:
- a CDS encoding ABC transporter permease: MTALDTAAPPRVSRVPGAGFPGRYLLGKLGLFVLTLWAAVTVNFALPRLMPGTPADAAVAKLSQNGPVSPATRAAIEAQLGVPDGNLLSQYVSYLHQVLTLDFGVSYTFYPQTVSSMVSQALPYTLVLVGAVTVLAFVLGTLIGVASAWKRGTWLDALPTLSGSFLSTFPYFWTALLLLFFLGYVLHWFPTTGAYSATTTPAFGLDFLGDALAHAALPAITILLTSLGGWILGMRNAMINTLGDDYVTFAEANGLRGRTVAIRYAARNAILPNLTGFGLSLGGVVGGSVLVEQVFGYPGIGYLLFNAVIGQDYPLMQALFLMITVSVLVANFLVDVLYGLLDPRTRK, from the coding sequence ATGACCGCCCTCGACACCGCTGCGCCACCCCGGGTCTCCCGGGTGCCCGGGGCCGGGTTCCCCGGTCGCTACCTGCTCGGGAAGCTCGGCCTGTTCGTGCTCACCCTCTGGGCCGCCGTCACCGTCAACTTCGCGTTGCCGCGGCTCATGCCGGGCACCCCGGCCGACGCCGCCGTCGCGAAGCTCTCCCAGAACGGACCCGTCAGCCCCGCCACCCGCGCCGCCATCGAGGCCCAGCTCGGGGTTCCGGACGGCAACCTGCTCTCGCAGTACGTCTCCTACCTGCACCAGGTGCTCACCCTGGACTTCGGGGTCTCCTACACGTTCTACCCGCAGACCGTCTCCTCGATGGTGTCCCAGGCCCTGCCCTACACCCTGGTGCTGGTCGGTGCGGTCACGGTGCTGGCGTTCGTCCTCGGGACCCTCATCGGCGTCGCCTCGGCGTGGAAGCGGGGTACCTGGCTGGACGCGCTGCCGACCCTGTCGGGCAGTTTCCTCTCGACGTTCCCGTACTTCTGGACCGCGCTGCTGCTGCTGTTCTTCCTCGGCTACGTCCTGCACTGGTTCCCAACGACGGGGGCCTACTCGGCGACGACGACGCCGGCGTTCGGGCTCGACTTCCTCGGCGACGCCCTGGCCCACGCCGCGCTGCCCGCGATCACGATCCTGCTGACCTCGCTGGGCGGCTGGATCCTCGGGATGCGCAACGCGATGATCAACACCCTCGGCGACGACTACGTCACCTTCGCCGAGGCGAACGGGCTGCGCGGGCGCACCGTCGCGATCCGCTACGCCGCCCGCAACGCGATCCTGCCGAACCTCACCGGTTTCGGGCTGTCGCTGGGCGGGGTCGTCGGCGGGTCGGTGCTGGTCGAGCAGGTCTTCGGGTACCCGGGCATCGGCTACCTTCTCTTCAACGCCGTCATCGGGCAGGACTACCCGCTGATGCAGGCGTTGTTCCTCATGATCACCGTGAGCGTCCTCGTCGCGAACTTCCTCGTCGACGTGCTCTACGGCCTCCTCGACCCCCGCACCCGGAAGTGA
- a CDS encoding DUF1206 domain-containing protein: MNSRNVQSRAEEGARRGEAFARAHEAGVKRVGRVGVAAEGVVYLLIAWLAAQVALGSGSGSADSSGALGQIASKPFGEVLLVVLALGFVALLVWQVVAAITADKTSRRVSAVAKAVAAAALAVSSLKFVAGGGSSSGQQQQTVTQRVLEAPGGAVVVVVVGLVIVGIGVATVVRGLQEKFEDKVEGSLSPALTGLGVAGWVARGVAFAVLGVLVVVSATGDTGKSRGLDAAFHEIAAQPFGTVALLLVALGLAAYAVFQLITARRRSRA; encoded by the coding sequence ATGAACAGCAGGAACGTCCAGTCCCGGGCCGAAGAGGGCGCCCGTCGGGGTGAGGCCTTCGCCCGGGCCCACGAGGCCGGGGTGAAGCGCGTCGGACGCGTGGGCGTCGCGGCCGAAGGGGTGGTCTACCTGCTCATCGCGTGGCTCGCGGCGCAGGTGGCGCTGGGTTCCGGCAGCGGTTCCGCCGACTCCAGCGGTGCGCTCGGCCAGATCGCCTCGAAGCCCTTCGGGGAGGTCCTGCTGGTGGTCCTGGCCCTCGGCTTCGTCGCCCTGCTCGTCTGGCAGGTCGTCGCGGCGATCACCGCGGACAAGACCTCGCGCCGGGTGAGCGCCGTGGCCAAGGCCGTGGCCGCCGCCGCGCTCGCGGTGTCGTCGCTGAAGTTCGTCGCCGGGGGCGGCTCCTCCAGCGGTCAGCAGCAGCAGACCGTCACCCAGCGCGTCCTCGAGGCCCCCGGCGGGGCCGTCGTGGTCGTGGTCGTGGGTCTCGTGATCGTCGGGATCGGGGTCGCGACGGTCGTGCGCGGGCTCCAGGAGAAGTTCGAGGACAAGGTCGAGGGTTCGCTCTCGCCGGCCCTGACCGGACTGGGGGTCGCCGGCTGGGTCGCCCGCGGAGTCGCCTTCGCCGTCCTGGGCGTGCTGGTCGTCGTCTCGGCGACCGGCGACACGGGCAAGTCCCGCGGCCTGGACGCCGCCTTCCACGAGATCGCCGCCCAGCCCTTCGGCACCGTCGCGCTCCTGCTGGTCGCCCTCGGGCTCGCGGCCTACGCCGTCTTCCAGCTGATCACGGCCCGGCGCCGGAGTCGGGCCTGA
- a CDS encoding acetylxylan esterase, with translation MPLTDLPLAELRTYRGDVAEPADFDTFWADSLALARAHDLAVTLSPYEGPALPALQVHDVRFAGWAGDPIAAWLIRPAHLPGPLPVVVEFIGYSGGRGLPVDRTTWAAAGFAHLVVDTRGMGQDTPDPDPNAPAGQWFGGFMTKGITDPATYFYRRAYVDCARAVDVAHALPALGIDVDTRRVVVRGGSQGGAFTLAAAGLSGDRVAAALVDVPFLCHVRRAVDTAPDGPFPEVVQYLRRHSPEAVEQTFTTLSYVDGANFAARASVPALFSVALMDPVCPPSTVFATYNRYGERSGRDVAKDIDVWEFADHGGGLGFQVQRQLRFLERLGLR, from the coding sequence GTGCCGCTGACCGATCTCCCGCTGGCCGAACTCCGCACCTACCGCGGTGACGTGGCCGAGCCCGCTGACTTCGACACCTTCTGGGCCGACAGCCTGGCCCTGGCCCGTGCCCACGACCTCGCGGTGACGCTGTCGCCGTACGAGGGGCCGGCGCTGCCCGCGCTGCAGGTCCACGACGTGCGCTTCGCGGGCTGGGCCGGCGATCCGATCGCGGCGTGGCTGATCCGCCCCGCGCACCTCCCCGGCCCGCTGCCGGTCGTCGTGGAGTTCATCGGCTACTCCGGGGGGCGGGGTCTGCCGGTGGACCGGACGACCTGGGCCGCAGCGGGCTTCGCCCACCTCGTCGTCGACACCCGCGGGATGGGGCAGGACACCCCCGACCCGGACCCGAACGCCCCCGCGGGACAGTGGTTCGGCGGGTTCATGACCAAGGGGATCACCGACCCGGCGACGTACTTCTACCGCCGGGCCTACGTCGACTGCGCCCGCGCCGTGGACGTCGCGCACGCCCTGCCCGCCCTCGGGATCGACGTCGACACCCGCCGGGTGGTCGTGCGCGGCGGCAGCCAGGGCGGCGCGTTCACGCTCGCCGCGGCGGGCCTGTCCGGGGACCGGGTCGCCGCGGCGCTCGTCGACGTCCCGTTCCTCTGCCACGTCCGTCGGGCCGTGGACACCGCCCCCGACGGCCCGTTCCCCGAGGTCGTCCAGTACCTCCGGCGGCACTCCCCCGAGGCCGTCGAGCAGACGTTCACCACGCTGTCCTACGTCGACGGGGCGAACTTCGCGGCCCGGGCGAGCGTCCCCGCCCTCTTCAGCGTCGCCCTCATGGACCCCGTCTGCCCGCCCTCGACGGTGTTCGCGACCTACAACCGCTACGGCGAGCGCAGCGGCCGGGACGTGGCCAAGGACATCGACGTGTGGGAGTTCGCCGACCACGGCGGGGGTCTCGGGTTCCAGGTGCAGCGCCAGTTGCGCTTCCTCGAGCGCCTCGGGCTCCGGTGA
- a CDS encoding LacI family DNA-binding transcriptional regulator, with the protein MAATSSPGTSGGKAPTVYDVADRASVSIATVSRVLRTPDAVREATRERVMTAVRDLGYVPSGNARALAGRRTGVIGLCFPGHDGLEGEDPRDEAVRDPRPAMTLRGGVRIVDDRRPGPAPAMRNLYFDEVLRGAEVEAWRRGFALMVAAGRGPSREVIVNDIAGRVDGLAVLARTVSDDLLAHVARRIPVVVLADATRADGFDHVSVDNAAGMQALTTHVVTTLGVRDVVYVAGPQDSPDEAERRRGFLAALTAAGVAPETVPVLRGDFRGDRAFEAVTRLLRERTPRALVCANDQSALGALDAVRAGGLSVPGDVLVTGFDGIDVSRFTEPPLTTVAQPMAELGRAAVRAIVDRLALPQAPRLDTRLPVEVLLRESCPPTL; encoded by the coding sequence ATGGCGGCCACGTCGTCCCCGGGAACCTCCGGCGGCAAGGCACCCACGGTCTACGACGTCGCCGACCGCGCGAGCGTCTCCATCGCCACCGTCTCCCGCGTCCTGCGCACCCCCGACGCCGTCCGGGAGGCGACGCGCGAACGGGTGATGACGGCCGTGCGCGACCTCGGCTACGTCCCCTCCGGCAACGCCCGTGCGCTCGCCGGGCGGCGCACCGGGGTGATCGGGTTGTGCTTCCCCGGTCACGACGGACTGGAGGGCGAGGACCCCCGCGACGAGGCGGTCCGCGACCCGCGACCCGCGATGACGCTGCGGGGCGGGGTCCGCATCGTCGACGACCGCCGACCGGGACCGGCGCCGGCCATGCGCAACCTCTACTTCGACGAGGTGCTGCGCGGGGCCGAGGTGGAGGCCTGGCGGCGCGGGTTCGCCCTGATGGTCGCGGCCGGACGGGGACCGAGCCGGGAGGTCATCGTCAACGACATCGCCGGCCGGGTCGACGGGCTCGCCGTGCTGGCCCGCACGGTCTCCGACGACCTGCTGGCCCACGTGGCGCGGCGCATCCCCGTGGTGGTCCTGGCCGACGCGACCCGCGCCGACGGGTTCGACCACGTGAGCGTCGACAACGCCGCGGGCATGCAGGCCCTCACCACCCACGTCGTCACCACCCTCGGGGTCCGCGACGTCGTCTACGTCGCCGGTCCGCAGGACTCCCCGGACGAGGCCGAGCGACGTCGGGGGTTCCTCGCCGCGCTGACCGCGGCCGGGGTGGCGCCGGAGACCGTCCCGGTGCTGCGCGGGGACTTCCGGGGGGACCGGGCCTTCGAGGCGGTGACCCGGCTGCTGCGGGAGCGGACCCCGCGGGCGCTGGTGTGCGCCAACGACCAGTCCGCGCTGGGGGCGCTCGACGCGGTCCGGGCCGGCGGGCTCTCGGTCCCCGGGGACGTCCTGGTGACCGGGTTCGACGGCATCGACGTCTCCCGGTTCACCGAGCCGCCCCTGACCACCGTCGCCCAGCCCATGGCGGAACTGGGGCGGGCCGCGGTGCGCGCGATCGTCGACCGCCTCGCGCTGCCGCAGGCGCCGCGGCTGGACACCCGGCTGCCCGTCGAGGTGCTGCTGCGGGAGAGCTGCCCGCCCACGCTCTGA
- a CDS encoding ABC transporter substrate-binding protein: MQVRSQADPTIGADTMLINADKGNPLFDRNFNPYLTNKRTASTWIYEPLVLVNPLDGEQIPWLAESWELPGARTIDMTIRQARWSDGEEFTADDVKFTFDLFQANPSLDTKGAWQHLDSLEVQGDHVVFHLQTDDVPALAVLGVTCIVPRHLWRDVADPSTFRNENPVGTGPFVLGNYNPQQYSMDRNEDYWQAEKIEIAHLILPGTSNQLDTVTRGYDWSYSFISDVEGTWGAASEHNKFWFPPGGIIALVPNHTVAPFDDVDVRRGMSLALDRARIAQVASEGYMQPAGQTGLMLPNQQEWLNPDIPDQGMVAQDRDGALAAFAQSGWTLQGDKLVDAGGKQLGFALTSANGYTDWTRAAQEVQRQLGEIGLDVSLQLPQPAGYQSALGNGEFEVAIGGMGGGDVFRAFNDLMSSDFVTEVGKTTQANYERFSDDAVDDLLTAFKSSTDPAAQLRAAQALQQKVYDELPVIGLYYGGLWGLYNDAKFTGWPTEADPYMAPQNYDSAPLGIFTRLRLTGKGGAA, from the coding sequence GTGCAGGTGCGCAGCCAGGCCGATCCGACGATCGGCGCCGACACCATGCTGATCAACGCGGACAAGGGCAACCCGCTCTTCGACAGGAACTTCAACCCGTACCTGACGAACAAGCGGACCGCGTCCACGTGGATCTACGAACCCCTCGTCCTGGTGAACCCCCTCGACGGCGAGCAGATCCCCTGGCTCGCCGAGTCCTGGGAACTCCCCGGTGCCCGCACGATCGACATGACGATCCGGCAGGCGCGGTGGAGCGACGGCGAGGAGTTCACCGCCGACGACGTGAAGTTCACCTTCGACCTGTTCCAGGCGAACCCCTCCCTCGACACCAAGGGCGCCTGGCAGCACCTGGACTCCCTCGAGGTGCAGGGCGACCACGTCGTCTTCCACCTGCAGACCGACGACGTCCCGGCGCTGGCGGTCCTCGGCGTCACCTGCATCGTGCCGCGGCACCTGTGGCGCGACGTCGCGGATCCCTCGACGTTCCGCAACGAGAACCCCGTCGGTACCGGACCCTTCGTGCTGGGCAACTACAACCCGCAGCAGTACTCGATGGACCGCAACGAGGACTACTGGCAGGCCGAGAAGATCGAGATCGCCCACCTGATCCTGCCGGGCACCAGCAACCAGCTCGACACCGTCACCCGCGGCTACGACTGGAGCTACTCGTTCATCTCCGACGTCGAGGGGACGTGGGGTGCGGCCAGCGAGCACAACAAGTTCTGGTTCCCGCCCGGCGGCATCATCGCCCTCGTCCCCAACCACACCGTCGCCCCCTTCGACGACGTCGACGTGCGCCGCGGGATGTCGCTCGCCCTGGACCGGGCCCGCATCGCCCAGGTGGCCAGCGAGGGGTACATGCAACCCGCCGGCCAGACCGGGTTGATGCTGCCCAACCAGCAGGAGTGGCTGAACCCCGACATCCCGGACCAGGGGATGGTCGCCCAGGACCGCGACGGGGCGCTCGCCGCCTTCGCGCAGTCCGGCTGGACCCTGCAGGGGGACAAGCTGGTCGACGCGGGCGGGAAGCAGCTGGGTTTCGCCCTCACCTCCGCCAACGGCTACACCGACTGGACCCGCGCGGCCCAGGAGGTCCAGCGCCAGCTCGGCGAGATCGGCCTCGACGTCTCCCTCCAGCTCCCGCAGCCGGCGGGGTACCAGTCCGCGCTGGGCAACGGCGAGTTCGAGGTCGCGATCGGCGGCATGGGCGGCGGCGACGTGTTCCGCGCCTTCAACGACCTGATGTCCAGCGACTTCGTCACCGAGGTGGGGAAGACGACGCAGGCGAACTACGAACGGTTCTCCGACGACGCGGTCGACGACCTGCTGACGGCGTTCAAGTCCTCCACCGACCCCGCCGCCCAGTTGCGCGCCGCGCAGGCGCTGCAGCAGAAGGTCTACGACGAGCTGCCCGTCATCGGGCTCTACTACGGCGGGCTCTGGGGTCTCTACAACGACGCCAAGTTCACCGGCTGGCCCACCGAGGCCGACCCGTACATGGCCCCGCAGAACTACGACTCCGCGCCGCTGGGCATCTTCACCCGCCTCCGGCTCACCGGGAAGGGGGGTGCGGCATGA
- a CDS encoding GTP-binding protein LepA, whose product MSRKIITPGDIRDHVLRLGEKYPPISLDSVDRTVHDPRRVRDTFGHVIDYLARVELEVDRNVLELLTLLPDVSETDRLFYADVWQPQEIQHGLILDRLQQDIDIAPADPNTDDVSAKIRLLGSLAHFKPIQEVARLLYYLTGAATEKSAVVAYNLLVDGLDGIGEDAISKTVVQPIRRQEPGHFAFYRLSATEMIQQNVLAPWQLRLAKVLRRKSFGLVGAHNPQYSAQLGGILSTLGLAEKLEDFGAQIGLVERELLWARDQGMRVPDYIMAALKDTIEQFRTQGLPRVV is encoded by the coding sequence GTGTCTCGCAAGATCATCACCCCGGGGGACATCCGCGACCACGTCCTGCGCCTCGGGGAGAAGTACCCGCCGATCAGCCTGGACTCCGTCGACCGCACGGTGCACGACCCCCGCCGGGTGCGCGACACCTTCGGCCACGTCATCGACTACCTGGCGCGCGTGGAGCTCGAGGTGGACCGCAACGTCCTCGAGCTGCTCACGCTGCTGCCGGACGTCTCCGAGACGGACCGCCTCTTCTACGCCGACGTCTGGCAGCCCCAGGAGATCCAGCACGGGCTGATCCTGGACCGGTTGCAGCAGGACATCGACATCGCCCCCGCCGACCCCAACACCGACGACGTGAGCGCCAAGATCCGGCTGCTGGGGTCCCTGGCGCACTTCAAACCGATCCAGGAGGTCGCGCGGCTGCTCTACTACCTGACCGGCGCGGCGACGGAGAAGTCCGCGGTCGTGGCCTACAACCTGCTCGTAGACGGCCTCGACGGGATCGGCGAGGACGCGATCTCGAAGACGGTCGTGCAGCCCATCCGCCGTCAGGAACCGGGCCACTTCGCCTTCTACCGGCTCTCGGCGACGGAGATGATCCAGCAGAACGTCCTCGCCCCCTGGCAGTTGCGGCTGGCTAAGGTTCTGCGTCGCAAGTCCTTCGGCCTGGTCGGCGCGCACAACCCGCAGTACTCGGCGCAGCTCGGGGGGATCCTCAGCACCCTCGGTCTGGCCGAGAAGCTCGAGGACTTCGGCGCCCAGATCGGCCTGGTCGAGCGTGAGCTGCTGTGGGCGCGCGACCAGGGGATGCGCGTGCCCGACTACATCATGGCCGCGCTCAAGGACACGATCGAGCAGTTCCGCACCCAAGGACTGCCCCGCGTCGTGTGA
- a CDS encoding ABC transporter permease, producing the protein MATSTTPSDLSVDRGPSAWRTVGRSAATVWSNRKARVGVVVLVFFLLVAVFAPLIAPYDGKDNSFEGGQDVSAAHWLGTTAAGEDVLSQLVHGARISVLVGFTAGLLATVVAVLVGLSWGYTRGWVAEVIGFVVNLFLVIPGLPFMIVIAAYLQNGGITVIIAVIVITGWAWGARVLRSQTQSLRSRDFVEAARFSGDSSARIVFREILPNMTSLIVGSFFGAATAAILAEAGLEFLGLGDTSVVSWGTMIYWAQNSSALLTGQWALLFAPGLCIALLAMSLTLINFGVDAVSNPRLREGSTKIARKTAPKTARKGK; encoded by the coding sequence GTGGCCACCTCGACCACCCCGAGCGATCTCAGCGTCGACCGCGGACCGAGCGCCTGGCGCACCGTCGGCCGCTCCGCCGCGACCGTCTGGTCCAACCGCAAGGCCCGGGTCGGCGTCGTCGTCCTGGTGTTCTTCCTCCTGGTCGCGGTGTTCGCGCCGCTGATCGCGCCCTACGACGGCAAGGACAACAGCTTCGAAGGCGGCCAGGACGTCTCCGCGGCGCACTGGCTGGGCACCACGGCCGCCGGTGAGGACGTCCTGAGCCAACTGGTCCACGGGGCCCGGATCAGCGTCCTCGTCGGGTTCACCGCCGGGTTGCTCGCGACGGTCGTCGCCGTGCTCGTCGGTCTGTCCTGGGGTTACACCCGCGGGTGGGTGGCCGAGGTCATCGGGTTCGTGGTGAACCTGTTCCTCGTCATCCCGGGTCTGCCCTTCATGATCGTCATCGCGGCCTACCTGCAGAACGGTGGCATCACCGTCATCATCGCCGTGATCGTCATCACCGGCTGGGCCTGGGGTGCCCGCGTCCTGCGGTCCCAGACGCAGTCCCTGCGCTCCCGCGACTTCGTCGAGGCGGCCCGGTTCTCCGGCGACTCCTCGGCCCGCATCGTCTTCCGCGAGATCCTGCCGAACATGACCTCGCTCATCGTCGGGAGCTTCTTCGGCGCGGCGACCGCGGCGATCCTCGCCGAGGCGGGGCTGGAGTTCCTGGGCCTCGGCGACACCTCCGTCGTCAGCTGGGGCACGATGATCTACTGGGCGCAGAACTCCAGTGCGCTGCTCACCGGGCAGTGGGCCCTGCTGTTCGCCCCCGGTCTCTGCATCGCTCTGCTGGCCATGAGCCTGACCCTCATCAACTTCGGCGTCGACGCCGTCAGCAACCCCAGGTTGCGCGAGGGCTCGACGAAGATCGCCCGGAAGACCGCGCCGAAGACCGCTCGGAAGGGGAAGTGA